In Zunongwangia sp. HGR-M22, the sequence AATTACACGTTCTAATTGAGCTTCTCTTTATTCTTAGGGAAGTTTTAACGGGTAGTGATTCTATATAATAAAAACATTTTTATTTTTGTGGTGCTATACGGCCTCGTAGTTCAACGGATAGAATAGAAGTTTCCTAAACTTTAGATCCAGGTTCGATTCCTGGCGAGGCTACAAACAAAAACCGTTAAGCATAATTGTGAATGCCTAACGGTTTTTTGTATTAAAAATCGGTGTACTTAGTAAGTATAAGTCTTTTTTAATTTGATTTTTTTACTATATGTTTTGTTTGGATCTTGTTTGTAGATTTAAGTTTAACTATATAGTACCCATCTGGATAATTAGCAAGTGAGAAATTAACTGCTTGTTTAGATTGTATCTTTTTTTGTACAATCAATTTTCCTTGTAGATCATAAATTTTAATTTCCTGAAGCGGTAATTCTTCAGTCATACTCACTTCAAAATTAGCATTTGATGGATTAGGATATATGGCGACTTGTTTTTGATTTACTGCAAAATTTGATGTAGACGAGCAATTTTCGATAAAAGACCATACTTGCCAAGGTCCCGAATTCTCTTCTGGATTCTGATTGTTGCTATACCAATTATTTTGATAAATTTTTCCGTTAAAGACAACTTTTGTACCGGCATCAGCATAAATGACTTGCGAAGACCAAACCGGTAAACTGGAACAGCTAGAACCTTGATTAGCCGAAGTTACACTAATTGTAATGGCAGCCGAAGTTGTAGTTTGATTTTGATCATCTGTAGCAACAGCTGTTATAGAATAATCTCCTGCAGAAGCATTCCAGTCCACAGAATAAGGTGATGAGGTGTCAGTTCCAATTGAGTTTTCATCGGCGAAAAATTCAACTTCAGAGATCGTACCATCATTATCGTTGGCATCAGCATTTATGGTGATGGTTGTATTTTCTGAAAAGCTATCATTTGTAGAAGGCGAAGTGATCGAAACAGAAGGTGAATTGTTGCCGGAACCATTATCATTACCACAATATTTTTCCCAGTTTTGGATAATATTTCTAACTTTTTTTCCAGAAGCAGTTAGCATCTGTGATGACCAACCACCTGAAGAAGAAGCTCCCGGAACCAAAGCCGCAGATCCTTCGTTTTTATCGGTAATCGACCAGTTAGCATGAGTGATATCATTTTCTTCCAGGAAATTCATCCACGCATCGGTAGAGGCAACATCTACCGCACCAGAACCATTTGCTTGCACGCTGCCCCATTCAGTTACCATTAAAGCAATTCCATTATTAATCGCTGTTTGCGCTTTTTGTCGCAAACTTTCTTTATGTGTCGCAGCATAAAAATGCAATGTATAGGCGATATTATTTGCGTTTATAGGATCTGTAGAGGCAACATCCACATCCTGTGACCAAGTGGGTGTGCCCACAACAATTAAATTATCTGGATCAATATTCCTAATTGCTGAAATTACTGCGTTTGCATAAGGTTTTATGGTGTTAGACCATGAAACTTGTAAAGGTTCATTATAAATTTCATAAATAACATTTGGATAGCTGCCATAAGTTTGCGCCATTTCTTCAAAGAAATCGATAGCTGCCTGCTGGTTATTTTCTGCATGGTGGGAATGCCAATCGATAATCACATATAATCCTTTAGCAATCGCTGCATCTACTACATTTTTAACTCGAGTTTTATTTTGGCTAGGATTGCTTAAATATCCTCCGTTATCTTCTACGCCCATAGCAGCTCTTACAATTGTTGAATTCCAGT encodes:
- a CDS encoding cellulase family glycosylhydrolase produces the protein MKTQLRQTYCKLSFVFSFFVASISLNAQNYCGSTPVDVHGNLSVSNTKIVDKNNNPVSFAGNSLFWSNTGWGAEKYYNADVVNWLASDWNSTIVRAAMGVEDNGGYLSNPSQNKTRVKNVVDAAIAKGLYVIIDWHSHHAENNQQAAIDFFEEMAQTYGSYPNVIYEIYNEPLQVSWSNTIKPYANAVISAIRNIDPDNLIVVGTPTWSQDVDVASTDPINANNIAYTLHFYAATHKESLRQKAQTAINNGIALMVTEWGSVQANGSGAVDVASTDAWMNFLEENDITHANWSITDKNEGSAALVPGASSSGGWSSQMLTASGKKVRNIIQNWEKYCGNDNGSGNNSPSVSITSPSTNDSFSENTTITINADANDNDGTISEVEFFADENSIGTDTSSPYSVDWNASAGDYSITAVATDDQNQTTTSAAITISVTSANQGSSCSSLPVWSSQVIYADAGTKVVFNGKIYQNNWYSNNQNPEENSGPWQVWSFIENCSSTSNFAVNQKQVAIYPNPSNANFEVSMTEELPLQEIKIYDLQGKLIVQKKIQSKQAVNFSLANYPDGYYIVKLKSTNKIQTKHIVKKSN